The Mycolicibacterium aichiense region GCACGGCGGACATCCGGTCGGCACCGTATTCCTGGGGCTGGCCGGTCCCGGCCCTACCGAGGTCGCCGAACTGCGGCTGGCCGGTACACGCTGGGACATCCGGCTGGCGGCCGTACACCAGGCGATCGGGCGGCTGCACGAGCTCGTCGAGCGATCCTGAGGTTCCTGGGAACCAAATCGGGTGTCCGCGGCGTTGAACGGATCGTTGCAACTCTTGGAGGAGGACACCCGATGGCGATTCTGCTGCGTGAGGTGATCGGCGACGTGCTGCGTGACGCTCGCACGTCGCAGGGACGCACCCTTCGTGAGGTGTCCGATTCGGCTCGAGTGAGCCTGGGCTACCTGTCCGAAGTCGAGCGCGGCCGCAAGGAAGCCTCCAGTGAGTTGCTCAGCGCGATCTGCACCGCATTGGACGTCCCGCTGTCGCGGGTGCTGACCGATGCCGGCGCCAAGATGGCCGACCGCGAGCGACTCGCCCGGCTGACCGCTGTGCCGGCCCAGGACGGCACGATCGACGTCACCACCAAGGTGGTCATCCCGCACCCCGTCACGATGGCGGTGGCCTGAGCCCCGAGCCGGCCGCGACCGGGTCACATGCCGACAAGGGTGTGGCCGGGCGTGGTTAACCGATAAATTGGGCACGACCACCGAACTGCGGCACCCGATACACAGACGGAGCAACTGATGGCCAACCCGTTCGTCAAGGCGTGGAAGTACTTCACAGCGCTCTTCAACTCGAAGATCGACGAATATGCCGACCCCAAGGTGCAGATTCAGCAGGCTATCGAGGATGCCCAGCGCCAGCACCAGGGCCTGACCCAGCAGGCCGCCCAGGTCATCGGCAACCAGCGCCAGCTGGAGATGCGCCTGAACCGTCAGCTCGCCGATATCGAGAAGCTTCAGGTCAACGTCCGTCAAGCGCTGACGCTGGCCGACCAGGCGGTGGCGTCCGGGGATGCCGCCAAGGCCACCGAGTACAACAACGCCGCCGAGGCGTTCGCCGCGCAGCTGGTCACCGCCGAGCAGAGCGTGGAAGACCTCAAGGCTCTGCACGATCAGGCGCTGCAGGCCGCCGGCCAGGCCAAGAAGGCCGTCGAGCAGAACGCGATGATGCTGCAGCAGAAGATCGCCGAGCGGACCAAGCTGCTGTCCCAGCTCGAGCAGGCCAAGATGCAGGAGCAGGTCAGCGCGTCGCTGCGGTCGATGAGCGAGCTGGCCGCACCCGGCAATACCCCCAGCCTCGACGAGGTGCGCGACAAGATCGAACGTCGCTACGCCACCGCGATGGGCGAGGCCGAGCTGGCGCAGAACTCGGTGCAGGGCCGCATGCTCGAGGTGCAGCAGGCCAGTGTGCAGATGGCCGGACATTCCCGGCTCGAGCAGATCCGCGCGTCGATGCGTGGGGACGCCCTGCCCGCCGGTGGCACTGCGGCCGCTCCGGCCAACCCCGCCGCACCGGCGGTCACCCCCGAGCCCGAGAAGCCACTAGGCCAGTAGGAGGCGAGTATTCGATGGCGGTGACTCCCTTTTTATCGCGTCAATGGCGTTCGGTCATGCAGCGCGGTATCGACACCGTCAGCGAGTACGCCGATGTGGCGGCCCAGAAGCTCAGTGCCGTCTCCGATCCGCGGGCCCGGCTGCTGCGTAAGCGACGCTGGGCGTTGCGGCTTGGGTTGTTCTTCTCATTCGCGACGGTGTTCTGGGTGGCCGTCACCGGGCTGCTCGCCACCTGGAGCACACCGGTATGGGGGCTGATCATCACCGGGGTCATCGCCGCCGGCGCCGCCGTGCCCGCCACCCTGTTCTTGCTGCGCTACCGCTGGCTGCGGGGCGAGCCGCTGCCGCCCACCCGTCAGGTCAGCGGCCGCCGACTGCCGCCGCACGGATCCGTAGCCCGGCCGTCGATGTCGGCTCTCGGCGCCTCTGAGCGCGGCTTTCACTCGCTACTGGGTGTGATGCAGCGCGGGAACATGTTGCCGCCGGAAGAGATTCGCGAACTCATCGCAGCAGCGGATCGCACCGCAGCGACGATGGCGGCCACGGCAGACGAGGTGGTGTCGATGGAGCGCGCCGCGATCGAGACACCGCATTCGCAGTCCTACCTGGCGCCGACCATCAACGCGTTCACCGCGCAGCTCAACACCGGAGTGCGGCAGTACAACGAAATGGTCACCGCCGCAGCGCAACTGGTGTCCGCGGCCAACACCGGCGGGATGTCGAGCTCGCCGATGTCGCAGCAGCGCTACCGCAACGAGCTCGCAGGAGCGACCGACCGCCTGATGGGCTGGGCGCAGGCCTTCGACGAACTGGGCCAGCTCCGCCGCGCTTAGAGCGTCGGTCGCAGACCCGGCACCACCGCGCCGATGAGGCCGCGAACAGTGGCTTTGGTCATGTCGAACATGTCGAAGTAGTCCCGCCACAAGGTGATTCGGCCGTCCTTGACCTCGAAGACGCCGCACACCCAGAACTGCAACCGCACCGGGCCCACCCGCAGCACGTCGGTGCGCTCGGTGAGCACCACCGGGCCGTTGACCGCGATGCGGTGGATCTTGACCTCGAAGCCGAAGCTTGGACGCTGCAGGCCTTTGAACAGCTTCATGGTCCGCTTGCGGCCACGGACGGTGGGGAAGCCGACGTTCTGGTAGACGAGATTGTCGTCCAACTGAAGATCGGCGGTGGCCAGGTCCTGGTCCTGCAGTGCGTTGAGGAAAACCTCGACCGTATGGGCGTTGTCGATATCGGAGCTCACGTTGGTGATCTGCTCGGTCATGCTCTCGAGCCTAGGCCGGATGCGCTGTGGCAGGGTAGGCCCGTGCGCGTCGCGGTGGTGGCAGGACCAGATCCCGGCCATGCATTTCCCGCGATCGCGCTGTGCCTGCGTCTGGCGGCAGCGGGGGATCGCCCCATCCTGCTCACCGGCACCGAATGGCTGGACACGGCGCGCGCCGCCGGCATCGAGGCGGTCGAACTCGTGGGTCTCGACGTCACCGGCGACGATGACGACACCGACGCCGGCGCCAAGATCCACCAACGCGCCGCGCGGATGGCTGTGCTCAACGTCCCGGTCTTGCATGAACTAGCACCCGACCTGATCGTCTCCGACGTCATCACCGTCTGCGGCGGGATGGCCGCCGAGCTGATCGGCACCCCATGGGTCGAGCTGAACCCTCAGCCGCTCTACCGGCCGTCGCGGGGACTGCCGCCTTTGGGTAGCGGGTTGGCGCCTGGCACCGGGGTCCGCGGCCGGCTGCGGGATGCGATTCTGCGCGCCCTGACCGCGCGGTCGTGGAAGGAAGGGGAGCGACAGCGGTCGGCGGCACGGGTGCAGATCGGCCTGCCCGCCCGTGATCCGGGGCCGGTGCGCCGGCTGATCGCGACCCTGCCTGCCTTGGAGGTGCCGCGCCCGGACTGGCCGGCCGAGGCCGTCGTCGTGGGGCCGTTGCACTTCGAGCCGACCGACGCGGTGTTGCCGGTTCCGCCGGGGGACGGCCCGGTGATCGTGGTGGCGCCGTCAACCGCCGCGATCGGAGCACAGGGCGTGACCGAGCTGGTGCTGGAGCACCTGGTGCCCGGCCACACGCTGCCTGCCGGGTCGCGGGTGGTGATCTCCCGGCTCGGCGGCGAGGAGCTGGATGTGCCGCCGTGGGCGACGGTGGGACTGGGCCGCCAGGACGAGCTGCTGACCCACGCTGATCTGGTGATCTGTGGCGGCGGGCACGGAATGCTGTCCAAGACGCTGCTCGCGGGTGTGCCGATGGTGGTCATTCCGGGCGGGGGTGACCAGTGGGAGTTGGCGAATCGTGTTGTGCGACAAGGTAGTGCGCGCCTGATCAGGCCGCTTGCCGTCGAGGCGCTGGTGGCCGAGGTGGGCGAAGTGCTGTCTTCGCCCGGCTATCGGGAGGCGGCACGGCGGGCCGGCGAGAGCATCGCGGACGTCGCCGATCCGGTACGGGTGTGCCACGAATCGGTGGCTGGGTAAGTTGGTGGCGTGCGGCTGACGGAATTCACCGAACTCGTCGAGGGGCAATTCGGGCGGGTTCGAGGCGGCTCGCTGCTGGTGGATCACGTGCTCACCCAGTTGGGCGGACGGACCGCCGCGCAGGCCATCGAGGACGGTGTGGAGCCCCGCGACGTGTGGCGGGCGCTATGCGCGGACTTCGACGTGCCGCGTGATCAGTGGTGAGCGCATGAGCACCTTCGCGTTGATCCACGGCGCCTGGCACGGGCCGTGGTGCTGGGAGCGGTTGATTCCCGAATTGGAGCGGCGCGGGCACCGGGCGATCGCGGTGGACGTCCGGTTCGATGATCCGACGGCAACGTTCACCGACCATGCCGCCACATTTGCGGCAGCCATAGACGAGAACGACCACGACGTCGTCGCTGTCGGCCACTCGCTGGGCAGCTATGCGTTGCCGTGGATCGCCGACCGCTGCCTGCTTCGTCACCAGGTGTATTTGTGCGGCTTGGTCGCGGAGCCCGGCCGCACCATCGCTGAGCTGAATCGGGAGCAACACATACTCAATCCGGGTCATTCGGCCGGACTCGCCAAGGTCGACGGCGGCACCCGATGGATCGACCTCGACCTGGCGCGATCGATCTTCTATCCGGATTGCGATGAAGAGATCGTCACCTCGGCGATCCCACGGCTGCGAGTTCAGGCGCGCGAGCCGATGTCGCAGCGCTGCACGTTCGATCGGCTCCCGTCGATTCCGGCCACCTACATCGTGTGCGCGGAGGACCGGATGGTCGATCCAGGCTGGTCGCGACGGGTGGCGACGGAGCGGCTCGGGGCGGAGGTGGTGGAGCTGCCGGGGGGTCATTCGCCGTTCTACTCCCGCCCGGCAGTTCTGGCCGACGCCCTGCATCGGCTCGTCTGACACGCGCGGCGCGCCTCCTTGCCATCGAACACATGTTCGTTATGGTGGTCAACGTTCGACCGTTTTGTCGGAGCCCTGTCCTAACGTCACGGCCAACCGACCGAGAACCGGTCAACAACGACTACCGGAAGAGGTATCCCCATGGCTCCGCAGGCACCTGATCGCGAAAAGGCCCTCGAGCTGGCGCTCGCGCAGATCGACAAGAACTTCGGCAAGGGCTCGGTGATGCGACTGGGCGACGAGGTGCGCCAGCCCATCTCGGTCATCCCGACCGGATCGATCGCCCTCGACGTCGCACTCGGCATCGGCGGACTGCCGCGCGGTCGCGTGGTCGAGATCTACGGCCCGGAATCGTCGGGTAAGACCACCGTCGCACTGCACGCGGTGGCCAATGCTCAAGCCGCCGGCGGCATCGCGGCGTTCATCGACGCCGAGCACGCGCTGGACCCGGATTACGCCCAGAAGCTCGGGGTGGACACCGACGCACTGCTGGTCAGCCAGCCCGATACCGGTGAGCAGGCGCTCGAGATCGCCGACATGCTGGTGCGATCGGGCGCCATCGACCTCATCGTCATCGACTCGGTGGCCGCGCTGGTGCCCCGCGCCGAGATCGAGGGCGAGATGGGTGACAGCCACGTCGGTCTGCAGGCCCGGCTGATGAGCCAGGCGCTGCGCAAGATGACCGGTGCGCTGAACAACTCGGGCACCACCGCGATCTTCATCAACCAGCTGCGCGAGAAGATCGGCGTGATGTTCGGCTCACCCGAAACCACCACGGGCGGTAAGGCATTGAAGTTCTACGCCTCAGTGCGCCTCGATGTGCGGCGGATCGAGACACTCAAGGACGGCACGGACGCGGTAGGCAACCGCACCCGCGTCAAGGTCGTCAAGAACAAGGTGTCGCCGCCGTTCAAGCAGGCCGAATTCGACATCCTGTACGGCCACGGCATCAGCCGCGAGGGGTCGCTCATCGATATGGGCGTGGAGCAGGGCTTCATCCGCAAGTCCGGTTCGTGGTTCACCTACGAAGGCGAGCAACTCGGTCAGGGCAAGGAGAACGCCCGAAAGTTCCTGCTGGAGAACCCCGATGTGGGCAACGAGATCGAGAAGAAGATCAAGGAGAAGCTCGGTATCGGTGCGGTCGTGACCGATGGACCCATCGATGACGTCCTCCCCGCCCCAGTCGACTTCTGAGACGCGCGAAGAGCAGGCGCACGCGTTGTGCCTGCGCCTGCTCACCGTGCGTCCGCGAACCCGATCCGAGCTCTCCGGTCAGATGGCCAAGCGGGGGTACCCCGACGACGTCATCTCGAACGAACTCGATCGGCTGGCCGCTGTCGGCCTGATCGACGACGCGGATTTCGCCGAGCAGTGGGTGCGTTCACGGCGGGCCCGAGCGGGAAAAGGTAAGCGCGCCTTGGCCGCCGAGCTGCGAACCAAAGGTGTCGACGACGAGGTGATTGCCGCGGCACTCGACGACATCGACGCGGGTGCGGAACGGCAACGGGCCGAGGAACTGGTTCAGCAGAAACTGCGCCGCGAGAAGCTTGACGACGGTGACGACGCCAAGGTGATGCGCAGGCTGGTCGGCATGCTGGCCCGGCGCGGCTACAACCAGAGCATGGCCGTGGCCGTGGTCAGGGACGAGCTGGCGGGGGAGCGGGAGCGCCGCCGGGTCTGATCACGGTGATCCCAGCAGTGTCTTCATGGTGGTGATCTGCCGCTCCAGGGTGGCCTGGTTGCCGCCTGCGGCTGCGACCGTCGCCCGGTACGTCCCGTCGTCGTTCTCCGTCTTGCTCAGCGCCAGGGCCTGCTCACGATTGGCGATCATCAGTCGGAGGTAGAGCTGGGCGGCCTGGCCGGGGTCGGCCGCCTTGAGGGAGGCGACATCCGGGCTCGCCGCCAACTCTGCCGCGTTGCGCTGTGCATCGTCGGCGGCCGGGGCACCCCACTCCTTGAGCCATCCCTGCATCTGGGCGATCTCGGGCCGGTCGTTCTGCTCGATGGCGTTGGCGATGTCGGTCACGTCACGGTCGGCGGCCTGTTTGGCCAGCAGTGCGTCACTCAACGCGACCGCTCGCTGCTCGACGGGGATCATCTGCTGGGCGAAGGCAACGTCGGCGTCGTTGTGCTCTTCGTATCCCGCCGGCTGGCTGGGACCCGCTTGCGGGGTCGCCGCCTGCTGCAGGGAACATCCGGCGAGGACGCCGAATGCCAGTAGGGCTCCTGCACCGGTCTTGACGAATTGCCTGCACATGTCGTTCTCCTTCCGCTGCTGCGGATACCCACGTGACGGCACGACGCAACCTGGAAGTTGTCTGATCAGACCCTGCGTGGCTCAGCGCACGGTGTAGCCGACCGGGCAGGGATCGGCCGCGCGCGCCACCCCACCGATCTGCGCGGGCACCGGGCGAGGGTAGCCGTTCCATGCGGGCGTCATGTCGTAGCGACCCAGCAGACGGGTCATCGCCATCGTCATCGCGGCCAACGAAAACGGCTGTGCCGGGCAGGAATGTCTGCCGTGTCCGAACGCCGTCACCAGCATCGGTGATGGCAACGCATGTGTGTCGGCCAGGCGGTGCCGGTGCCACCGCCTGGGATCCCATTCCTCCAAGCCGGCTGCCACCGATGTGTTCAGCAGCGGCAGGAGCGTGGCGATGATCCAGCCCTTTGGTACCTCGACTAGGCCTGCGCCGGTGTCGAATACGACTGATTCGAGTACGGCGCGGGCCATGATCGAGCGCTGCGCCAGCCTGGTGCTTTCCAGAGCGCAGCGGGTAGCCAACTCGCGATCACCGGCCACGACGATGTCGAGCTGGTCGGGATGGACGATCAGATCGACGAGAGCCCAGCCGAGGGCTGCCATGAGGTTGGACATCGAGGCGATGTGGATGAGCGCGACGTCCATCGCGATACCGCGGGTGCGGACGTCCGGCGCTTCCGATGCCCACGCACTGACGATTCGGCTGAACAACCGATCGCCGGTCCCGAGCGTCGAATCATGTTGCCGGAGAGAGTCTTCAATCACCTCGGCGATTTCTTCCAAGGCAGCTCGCTCGGCCCGCATACCCGAGGCGGCCACCGCCGCCATCGCGTCGGGGTGAACGAAGGCATCCGAGCCATCCAGCACGTCGAACGCGCGAACCAGCCGCTCAAACGCCTCCCCGTCGGCGCAGCCCGGCCCGGCCCACGACGCCAAGCCCATTCGATGGCCGAGCCGTCGGGTGAGCGCGAACAGGTCGACCGTGCCGCCCTCGCCGAGCTCGATCTCCGTCGCGTCGAGAGCACGGTCGAGGTTCGCGAGGTAGGACGTTACGTCGTCTCTTCGAAACAGCGAGCTCGGCAGTAGTCGTCTGCCGGCAAATACCTCCTCGGGCAGCTTGCGCCGCAGCATGAGGAAATCCGCGACACCTTTGCTTGCTGTCTCTTCGGCGAGTGAATAGAACGATTCGACGCCGGTTGGCGAGAAGGTGAAGAGGTAGTGGCCGCCGCCACTGTCCACGACGAACGTGTCGCCGTGACGTTCGCGGGCCCCGGCGATCGCCGCGACCGCGTCGTCAACTGCGATGTCCCAGGGCAGCCCCACACCACCGGCGACGGGAAGGACGTCCAGCGGGCTGGGCACCCGCTGACGATACCTTTCGATCGGTTGGTCCAGATTCTTCTAGGCTGCAACCATGCAGATCTCGGCCAAGCTCGCTCCCACCTTCGACTATCCGGAGCTCGAACAGTTCTGGCGCACGGCGGATGCGCTGGGCTTCGAAGCGGTCTGGAATTACGACCACTTCTACGGACTGACCGAGGACCGCAAGCCCACCCACGAAGGGTGGACGACACTGGCGGCAATGGCCGTGGTGGTCCGCCAGGCGCGGATCGGGTGCATGGTCACCGGCGTGACGTACCGCAATCCGGCAGTCCTGGCCAAGATGGCCGTCACCGTCGACCACATCAGCGGCGGACGTCTGAATTTCGGTATCGGGGCGGGCTGGCACGAGTCCGAGCATCGCGGGTTCGGCATCGAATTCCCCAGCGCGGGAACGCGAGTAGCGATGCTCGACGAGGCGCTCACCGTGATCCGCCGGCTCTGGACGGAAGAGACCGTGACATTCGAGGGCCGGTTCTACGCGCTGAACGAGGCCATCTGCGAACCCAAGCCGCTGCAGCGGCCCTATCCGCCGATCGTGGTGGGCGGCTCCCAGCCCAAGATGCTGCGGGTGATCGCCCGGCATGCCGACGAGTGGAACATGCCCAGCCACGAGGGTCCGCAGCAGTGGGGCGAGGTCAACGAGCGGCTCACCGAGGCCTGCGCCGAGGTCGGCCGCGACCCGGGCCGCGTCCGGCGCTCAGTCCAGCTCTTCCTGCACCCGCGCGACCCTGAACAGGTTGCCGCGCAACTGGATCAGCTGCCGCAGTACGCCGAATTGGGCTGCGAGCACGCGGTCTTGAGCTTCTACCAGCCGCCGTCGGATGAACTGCTGGAGCGGTGCGCGGAACTGCAGCCGAGATAATTGCGGGTTGTCGTGAAAACAGTAGGACAAAGCCGTTTCGCGGGTGCGCCGCGTTTGCCCATGTGACAATGAGCGCGATATCACCCGCTGAGAGAGGACGCCGTAGGCATGCCCGGTGCAACGCTTCGATCCACCTTCGCCGCGAGCCTGGCCGCGCTGGCTCTTGCCACGCTGAGTGTGGGTACCGCCCACGCCGATCAGCCCCGCATGTACAGCGCCAGAAACGATCTGCAGCAGGCGGTAGATGCCCTGCACGCCGCGCTTGATGACAAGGGAGGGCATCGGGTGGCGGCCATAGATTTGGCGCAGCAGGCTATTGATCAAGTCAATCTAGGTATCCAATTTGCGGGCGGACCTCCCGACGGCTATTTCGCGCCGCCACCACCGCCGGTCGGGCCCGCGATGAACAACGCTGACGCTTGGCTGCAGATGGCGGTCGAAGAGTTGCAAGCGGCCGAAGACAATAAGGGTGGTCACCGAGTCGTCGCGCTCAATTTGACCCAACAAGCCATCGACGAAGTCAACCAAGGCATCCAAGTGGGCGGTCCATTCTGATTCACCGGTGACGTCATCGACTGAGACCGGGCAGAGACTGTCCGGTCTCAGTGGTGCGGTCTGCCTACGCGACGAGTGCTCGTAAACGACCGCGACGCAATCGGCTTCAGCCTGCCGACCGGATATGAAGACATCTTCTGCGCGACAGCGAGATTGGCTCGGGACCGACAGTCCGGTCTGTTGCCAGAGCTTGATTGAGACGACGGGATCAGGTAACTACCGAACGTAGGGCGGATTAGCCGAACATCACACCTTGCGCACCGCGGGCGGATGCCACGCACCGCTGATGGCCTCGCGACGCGGGGCATAGAGCCGCATCGTGACGCCCAATGTTCCCAGTGGCGCTGGCAGCCAGTTGGCCGCCTTCTCGGGGCCCGGGTTGCTGTGCTGAAGGTAGAGATCCAGTGAACCGTCTGCGTTGTACTGCAACGCATCTCGATCGCCGATGGCAAAGCGATCGATCTCGTTGGCGACCTGGTAGCCCTCGGCGTCGTACATCGTCACCGACCAGAACGCGTCCACCGGCGGCAGCTTGCCGGCATCGAAGTGGATGACGTAATCGTTCTCGCCGGTCAGCGGTTGGCCATCGGCGTCGGTCACCAGCATGGGATACACCGCATCCTCGGGCGGGTTGGCTCCCAGCCCTACCAGCGTGACGACGGCACGCCGCAGATACGCGTTGCCGTAGACCCCCATGCCTTCGCTCAGGGTCATCCACCCGTCGACGATATTGCCCAGGGTCGGGGCGGACGAGGTGATGGCGGCAAGTGCATCCTGTGCCCCTGCCTCGATTTCGGTCCGCTGCTCGGGGGAGAACCGCTGCGCATCGAACGGCGTACCCGCCTCGATGCCCAGGCCCGACAACCGGGCCAGGATCGAAAAGTCAGTCGAGTGCGGGGGATTGACGCGCAGTAAGTCCGCGGCGTAGCTCAGATAGTCCAGTGCCGCCATGCCGTTGACCGTGCGCAACGGTTCGGTGGTGACGTCGTAGGCCTCGTCCCGGACGAACGTCGATGTTGCCAGCGGGGTCAGGGTGTAGCCATCCTGAACGGCATGCACCGCCGGGTAATCGGCAGGCCCATTGGTTTGAGTTCGGCCGATGATCCACACATACGGCGTCGGTGCGTGGATCACCGGAATGCCCTGCGGCAGATCACCGCTGTGGCCGGGGCCGACGATCACATAGCGCTGCGGCCCGGTTCCGGACGTTCGCTTTCCGGGATTGGCGAAGACATCGGTCCACATGTCCAGCAGCGGCAGCATGAAGTATCGGTCATCGGTGTCGGGCACGTCCAAGATCACCGGACCGCCGGTCAGGTCGAGCCACGCCGACGAATACAGCGTGTCGAAGTTCGGTCGCACCACCGCACGAAACGCTGCGTCCGGGTACTGACGGATGTGGTGAAACTCGTTGGGCGGCCCGGCGCCGATTCCCGAGCGGTTGAGTGTCTGCAGCCGCGAAACATCCATTGTCACCAACGGATAGAAGTAGATGTACGCCTCGTAGCTCAGCGTGCGCAGATCGGATGACAACGTGCTCATGGGACTAGTCGCCCGGTTCCAGCGCGGCCTGCGTCTGCGCGGGGACACCGCCACGCTTGGAACGCCGCAATCGACGCTCCAGGCGGGTGGCCACCACCGACAACGCGAAGTTCGCACTGATCATCAACGCCGCGATCACCATGAGCGCCGGAACGTAGTTGCCGTAGCTCGATCCGACCACCGTGCCCTGGCGGACCATCTCGACGAAGGTGATCTGGTAGCCGATCGCGGTGTCTTTCAGGACCACCACCAGCTGCGACACCAACACCGGCAGCATCGAGGTGATGGCCTGCGGCAACAGGATTGACCGCATTGTCTGGCCCCACCGCAGTCCCAGGGCAGCCGCGGCCTCGCCCTGCCCGCTGGGCAGCGAGTTGACGCCGGCACGCACGATCTCGGCGATCACCGCGCCGTTGTAAAGCGTCAGGCCGGTCACCACGCCGGCCAGCGCCAGATACGTGGCCGGGAACACGTCGTACAGCGCGAACAGGAAGTAGGCGAAGATCATCATGAT contains the following coding sequences:
- a CDS encoding TIGR03560 family F420-dependent LLM class oxidoreductase, whose protein sequence is MQISAKLAPTFDYPELEQFWRTADALGFEAVWNYDHFYGLTEDRKPTHEGWTTLAAMAVVVRQARIGCMVTGVTYRNPAVLAKMAVTVDHISGGRLNFGIGAGWHESEHRGFGIEFPSAGTRVAMLDEALTVIRRLWTEETVTFEGRFYALNEAICEPKPLQRPYPPIVVGGSQPKMLRVIARHADEWNMPSHEGPQQWGEVNERLTEACAEVGRDPGRVRRSVQLFLHPRDPEQVAAQLDQLPQYAELGCEHAVLSFYQPPSDELLERCAELQPR
- a CDS encoding glycosyltransferase — translated: MRVAVVAGPDPGHAFPAIALCLRLAAAGDRPILLTGTEWLDTARAAGIEAVELVGLDVTGDDDDTDAGAKIHQRAARMAVLNVPVLHELAPDLIVSDVITVCGGMAAELIGTPWVELNPQPLYRPSRGLPPLGSGLAPGTGVRGRLRDAILRALTARSWKEGERQRSAARVQIGLPARDPGPVRRLIATLPALEVPRPDWPAEAVVVGPLHFEPTDAVLPVPPGDGPVIVVAPSTAAIGAQGVTELVLEHLVPGHTLPAGSRVVISRLGGEELDVPPWATVGLGRQDELLTHADLVICGGGHGMLSKTLLAGVPMVVIPGGGDQWELANRVVRQGSARLIRPLAVEALVAEVGEVLSSPGYREAARRAGESIADVADPVRVCHESVAG
- a CDS encoding DUF3046 domain-containing protein, which translates into the protein MRLTEFTELVEGQFGRVRGGSLLVDHVLTQLGGRTAAQAIEDGVEPRDVWRALCADFDVPRDQW
- the pspA gene encoding phage shock protein PspA produces the protein MANPFVKAWKYFTALFNSKIDEYADPKVQIQQAIEDAQRQHQGLTQQAAQVIGNQRQLEMRLNRQLADIEKLQVNVRQALTLADQAVASGDAAKATEYNNAAEAFAAQLVTAEQSVEDLKALHDQALQAAGQAKKAVEQNAMMLQQKIAERTKLLSQLEQAKMQEQVSASLRSMSELAAPGNTPSLDEVRDKIERRYATAMGEAELAQNSVQGRMLEVQQASVQMAGHSRLEQIRASMRGDALPAGGTAAAPANPAAPAVTPEPEKPLGQ
- the recX gene encoding recombination regulator RecX, whose amino-acid sequence is MTSSPPQSTSETREEQAHALCLRLLTVRPRTRSELSGQMAKRGYPDDVISNELDRLAAVGLIDDADFAEQWVRSRRARAGKGKRALAAELRTKGVDDEVIAAALDDIDAGAERQRAEELVQQKLRREKLDDGDDAKVMRRLVGMLARRGYNQSMAVAVVRDELAGERERRRV
- a CDS encoding limonene-1,2-epoxide hydrolase family protein — protein: MTEQITNVSSDIDNAHTVEVFLNALQDQDLATADLQLDDNLVYQNVGFPTVRGRKRTMKLFKGLQRPSFGFEVKIHRIAVNGPVVLTERTDVLRVGPVRLQFWVCGVFEVKDGRITLWRDYFDMFDMTKATVRGLIGAVVPGLRPTL
- the pspM gene encoding phage shock envelope stress response protein PspM → MAVTPFLSRQWRSVMQRGIDTVSEYADVAAQKLSAVSDPRARLLRKRRWALRLGLFFSFATVFWVAVTGLLATWSTPVWGLIITGVIAAGAAVPATLFLLRYRWLRGEPLPPTRQVSGRRLPPHGSVARPSMSALGASERGFHSLLGVMQRGNMLPPEEIRELIAAADRTAATMAATADEVVSMERAAIETPHSQSYLAPTINAFTAQLNTGVRQYNEMVTAAAQLVSAANTGGMSSSPMSQQRYRNELAGATDRLMGWAQAFDELGQLRRA
- the recA gene encoding recombinase RecA; translation: MAPQAPDREKALELALAQIDKNFGKGSVMRLGDEVRQPISVIPTGSIALDVALGIGGLPRGRVVEIYGPESSGKTTVALHAVANAQAAGGIAAFIDAEHALDPDYAQKLGVDTDALLVSQPDTGEQALEIADMLVRSGAIDLIVIDSVAALVPRAEIEGEMGDSHVGLQARLMSQALRKMTGALNNSGTTAIFINQLREKIGVMFGSPETTTGGKALKFYASVRLDVRRIETLKDGTDAVGNRTRVKVVKNKVSPPFKQAEFDILYGHGISREGSLIDMGVEQGFIRKSGSWFTYEGEQLGQGKENARKFLLENPDVGNEIEKKIKEKLGIGAVVTDGPIDDVLPAPVDF
- a CDS encoding DUF305 domain-containing protein; amino-acid sequence: MCRQFVKTGAGALLAFGVLAGCSLQQAATPQAGPSQPAGYEEHNDADVAFAQQMIPVEQRAVALSDALLAKQAADRDVTDIANAIEQNDRPEIAQMQGWLKEWGAPAADDAQRNAAELAASPDVASLKAADPGQAAQLYLRLMIANREQALALSKTENDDGTYRATVAAAGGNQATLERQITTMKTLLGSP
- the clgR gene encoding transcriptional regulator ClgR; translated protein: MAILLREVIGDVLRDARTSQGRTLREVSDSARVSLGYLSEVERGRKEASSELLSAICTALDVPLSRVLTDAGAKMADRERLARLTAVPAQDGTIDVTTKVVIPHPVTMAVA
- a CDS encoding cytochrome P450 produces the protein MPSPLDVLPVAGGVGLPWDIAVDDAVAAIAGARERHGDTFVVDSGGGHYLFTFSPTGVESFYSLAEETASKGVADFLMLRRKLPEEVFAGRRLLPSSLFRRDDVTSYLANLDRALDATEIELGEGGTVDLFALTRRLGHRMGLASWAGPGCADGEAFERLVRAFDVLDGSDAFVHPDAMAAVAASGMRAERAALEEIAEVIEDSLRQHDSTLGTGDRLFSRIVSAWASEAPDVRTRGIAMDVALIHIASMSNLMAALGWALVDLIVHPDQLDIVVAGDRELATRCALESTRLAQRSIMARAVLESVVFDTGAGLVEVPKGWIIATLLPLLNTSVAAGLEEWDPRRWHRHRLADTHALPSPMLVTAFGHGRHSCPAQPFSLAAMTMAMTRLLGRYDMTPAWNGYPRPVPAQIGGVARAADPCPVGYTVR
- a CDS encoding alpha/beta fold hydrolase, with amino-acid sequence MSTFALIHGAWHGPWCWERLIPELERRGHRAIAVDVRFDDPTATFTDHAATFAAAIDENDHDVVAVGHSLGSYALPWIADRCLLRHQVYLCGLVAEPGRTIAELNREQHILNPGHSAGLAKVDGGTRWIDLDLARSIFYPDCDEEIVTSAIPRLRVQAREPMSQRCTFDRLPSIPATYIVCAEDRMVDPGWSRRVATERLGAEVVELPGGHSPFYSRPAVLADALHRLV